From a region of the Micropterus dolomieu isolate WLL.071019.BEF.003 ecotype Adirondacks linkage group LG21, ASM2129224v1, whole genome shotgun sequence genome:
- the LOC123959881 gene encoding pikachurin-like yields the protein MRDGQSGKLTVDDYGAKTGRSPGKMRQLNINGPLYVGGMKEIALHTNRQYIGGLLGCVSHFTLSTDYHLALVEDAADGKNINTCSN from the exons ATGAG AGATGGCCAGTCAGGGAAGCTGACAGTGGATGACTATGGCGCAAAAACAGGCAGGTCACCTGGAAAGATGAGACAACTCAATATCAATGGACCCCTATACGTTG GCGGCATGAAAGAGATAGCTcttcacacaaacagacagtaCATCGGAGGCTTATTGGGCTGTGTGTCCCACTTTACACTCTCCACTGATTACCACTTAGCGCTGGTGGAGGATGCTGCTGACGGCAAGAACatcaacacctgctccaactaG